A part of Helicobacter fennelliae genomic DNA contains:
- a CDS encoding TraM recognition domain-containing protein, with protein MDSDTTPKELGRLILGLIKGVAAQKAKFAKEPKIPFACFLDELGSYVIEGFGRLESKSRSLGISIFPFFQSPAQIDVVAKNDYERKEIIDVTGVHILMKNMHPETTEFYAKMVEKIKVMSRDFVKRRDFAKGQGAVEDTYKVEEKDAIEHNEVVNMNNGEMIIFANGKLHRAIAQAESSLLSMGKKTTYQGMSDEKIPLTQYVSKREFFNKVSNILNELQNVG; from the coding sequence ATGGATTCTGATACTACGCCTAAAGAATTAGGACGATTGATTCTAGGATTGATTAAAGGAGTAGCCGCTCAAAAGGCAAAATTTGCAAAAGAACCAAAGATTCCCTTTGCGTGTTTCTTAGATGAATTAGGAAGTTATGTCATAGAGGGATTTGGGAGATTAGAATCCAAAAGTAGAAGTCTTGGAATCTCTATTTTTCCATTTTTTCAAAGTCCAGCCCAAATTGATGTCGTTGCAAAAAATGATTATGAAAGAAAGGAAATCATAGATGTAACAGGTGTGCATATTTTAATGAAAAATATGCACCCTGAAACCACAGAATTTTATGCCAAAATGGTAGAGAAAATCAAAGTGATGAGTAGAGACTTTGTGAAGCGAAGAGATTTTGCAAAAGGACAAGGCGCAGTAGAGGATACTTATAAAGTAGAGGAAAAAGATGCGATAGAACACAATGAAGTGGTTAATATGAATAATGGAGAAATGATAATCTTTGCTAATGGTAAATTACATAGAGCCATTGCTCAAGCAGAATCCTCATTGCTTTCAATGGGCAAGAAAACAACTTATCAAGGTATGAGTGATGAGAAAATCCCTTTAACGCAATATGTGAGCAAGAGGGAGTTTTTTAACAAAGTGAGCAATATTCTAAACGAACTTCAAAATGTAGGATAA
- a CDS encoding YopX family protein, translating into MKDYDVEFYTGFKDSNGDKIYEGDIVDTGDFRDVVKFEKSMGWILQKTLDRLDDYQDWQLKVIGNIHEDKNPNEDSIEQNEPSNTNKTRRMR; encoded by the coding sequence ATAAAAGATTACGATGTAGAATTTTACACAGGTTTTAAAGATAGCAATGGCGATAAAATCTATGAGGGAGATATAGTAGATACAGGTGATTTTAGAGATGTTGTAAAGTTTGAAAAAAGTATGGGGTGGATATTACAAAAAACACTAGACCGCTTAGATGATTATCAGGATTGGCAACTTAAAGTCATAGGTAACATACACGAAGATAAAAATCCTAATGAGGATTCCATAGAGCAAAATGAACCAAGCAATACCAATAAGACAAGGAGAATGCGATGA